The following is a genomic window from Nocardioides thalensis.
TGCTGCTCGGTCGTCTCTGCGGAAGTCACCGTCCAACGGTAGTCGCCGCAGGGGTCCGGACTCGATTCCGCGGAGCGCCCGGAGGCGCATTTGTTTCAGCGACAGACAGGTGCCGCAACCACTGGGACCAAGGTCCCGGGAGCGTCACATGATGACAAACCACTCCAAACATTGTGCTCGAGCGGCTCGGGGCGCTCCGGACGAAGGGACCCTCGCTCATGTCCTCCTCCCGGCTCGCCACGCGAGCCCTCGGCGTCTTCCTGGCGCCACTACTCGTGACCGCGGCGCTCGCCGCCGCTCCCCCTGGCGAAGCCGTCATCGGCCCCCAGGACGACACGTACTTCGCGCCGGCCTTCAGCGGACCGCACAACATTCCCGAAGCCATCGGCTCGTGTGGGGTCAGCCCCGCTTCGCCCGTCGAGATCCCGATCAACGTCGCCGGGCTTCCGTCCCAGCGCATCTCCGGCATTCGGGTCGAGGTCGGCCTGACGCACACGTACCAGGCGGACCTGAGGATGACTCTCACCGCGCCCGGTGGGGCGGCAGCCACCCTGCTGCCCGGATGCGCGGGCGACGGCGACAACCTGGGCGGCGTCTACGGCTGGGACGACACCGCGCCGACGTCCATGACGAACGCGAACCCGCCGACGGCCGGTACCTGGTACAAGCCGCAGGACAACATGGTCAACGCCTTCTCCGGCCTGACCCACCCCAACGGCATCTGGACGCTCCGGATCTGGGACCTCCTCGGTGGTGACACCGGCACCGCCGGGAACTTCTTCCGGCTGCAGATCGTGTTGGACGACACCGACCCCAACACCTCCATCACCTCGGGTCCGGCCAACGGCTCGCCCGCGGGTCCCGTGGAGGTCCACTTCAACGGCACCGACAACGTCGGCATCGGAGCCTTCAACTGCAGCTTCGACGGAGGGCCGCTCACGGCGTGCACCTCGCCGTACACGACGAACGCCAGTCCCGGGTCGCACAGCCTGTCGGTCCAGGCAGTCGACACCTCGAGCAACACGGACCCGACGCCGGACCTCTACACCTGGGAAACGGCAGCCCCGCCGGACACCACCCCGCCCAACACCGCGATCACCGGCGGTCCGGCCGACGGTGACACGGTGAGCGTGCTGCCGTCGTACTCGTTCAACTCGCCGGACGACGACACGGCGACGTTCGAGTGCTCGCTCGACGGTGGGGCGTACGCCGCGTGCACCTCGCCGTACCAGGTCGCCGACGGTACGTCGGCCGCGGAGCACACGTTCGCGGTGCGCGCCAAGGACCCGGCAGGCAACGTCGACCCGACGCCGTCGAGCCGGGACTTCACCTACGACCCGACGCCTCCGGACACCACCCCGCCGCAGACCAACATCATCGGCGGGCCGGAGAACGGCGCGGGCGTGAAGTCGCCGCCGACCTACCGGTTCTCCTCGCCCGACAGTGACGCCGACGGCTTCGTGTGCTCGATCGACGACAAGGCGTTCAAGCCGTGCACGACGCCGTTCACCGTGAGCGGGATCGCGCCCGGAAACCACAGCTTCGAGGTGTCCGCGGTGGACGAGGCCGGCAACGTCGACCCGACGCCGGCGCTGCGCACCTTCAAGCTGCGCGACCTGTGCGCGGAGGCCAAGGCCAAGCTCCGTCAGGCGCGGATCAAGCTGCGCGAGGCCATCGAGGACGGCGCCAGCAAGCGCAAGATCCGGCGGCTGCGCGGCCAGGTGAACAAGTGGAAGGCCGAGGTCAGGGACCTCTGCTGACGACCACCGCTCGATCGGTCACCACAGGCGCGGCCCGTTGCACCACCGGCGCGGCGGGCCGCGCTTCCGCCGTACGTCTCGGCGCGCGGCCCGGCCCCTGACGGCCTCATGCAAGGAAACCTTATGAAGATCCCGACCACTGCGCGATCCGGGAGCCGACGGACGAGGCGGGCGCTGCTCGTCCTGTTGATCGGCATCCTCGGCACCACCCTGCTCCCTTCCGCGCCTGCCCACGCGGACACGTTCACCGGGCCGTTCCCGGCCAACGCCGGCACGCTCGGCGCCATCCCCGACGGCCCCAACGCCACCTGCGGCGCCGCCTACGGTCGCCGCGACGTCACGATCCCCGTCGCCGGCCTGCCGACCACCCGTCGGCTCACCGACGTCTTTGCCACGGTCAACCTCACCCACAGCTATGCGAGCGACGTGATCATCGACCTGGTGCCGCCGGGAAGCACCTATCCCACCGACGGCCAGCCCTACAGCCGCCTGTTCGGCACCCTGAACTGCACCCCGAACTCGGGAGCGGACTTCAACGGCTGGTACAGCTTCCAGACAGGCAGCGCCAGCCTCCCGGATGCCATCGCGGCTGCTGGCGGTGGTGTCATCCCACCCGGCTACTACGCGCCGCGGCAGCCGATGTCGACCTTCTCCAACATCTTCAACCCCAACGGCACGTGGAAGGTCATCGTCTGGGACTCCGACCAGGGAGGCACCGGCAGCGTCAACGGCGTCGAGCTGCGCTTCAAGCAGGACGTGACGGCGCCCAATGTGGTGATCAACAGCGGCCCGGCGAACGAGGCGACGGTCAACTCGAACCCGACCTACACCTTCTCGACCGGCGCGGACGACCTACTGCGGTTCGAGTGCTCCACCGACGGCGGCGGGTTCGTCCCGTGCACCAGCCCCCGAACCCTGAACCTGGGGCTCGGCGTCCACACGTTCCGCGTCCGCGCCGTCGACACGTCGGGCAACTTCAGCGTCCCGGTCCAGCGCCAGTACAACCAGGTCCCCGACCCGCCGCCGAACACCGAGATCACGTCCGGCCCGGCCGACGGCTCGACGGTCTCGAACCCGCCGAAGTTCGTGTTCGGGTCGCCGGACTCCGACATCCTCCGGTTCGAGTGCCGGCTGGACGGTGGGGGCTGGTCGACCTGCACGAGCCCGAGGTCGGAGCCCTCGACGGGACCGCACACGTTCGAGGTGCGGGCGGTCGACCTGGCGGGCCAGGTCGACGGGACGCCGGCAGCACGGTCCTACACCTACACACCGGACACGACGGCGCCGCAGACGCAGATCTCCAGCGGGCCGGCCGACGGCGCGCGGCTGAAGCAGCCGCCGTCCTACGGGTTCACCTCCCCGGACGCCGATGTCGCGGGCTTCGAGTGCTCGATCGACGACGGGGCCTACGAGCCGTGCGGCTCGCCGTTCCAGGTGGCCGTGCCCCCGGGCCCGCACACGTTCGCGGTGCGGGCGTACGACGAGGTGCCCAACACCGATGCGACGCCGGCCACCCGGTCGTTCGTGCTGCGTGACCTCTGCCAGGAGGCGCGGAACAAGCTCGCGGCGGCCAAGCTGCGGCTGCGCAACGCGATCGAGAACGACGCCGGACCGCAGAAGATCCGTCGCCTGCGCGCGGCGGTCCGCAGGGCGCGCAACGCGGTGGCCGACCTCTGCTGACCCGACCACGAGAGGAACGGGGCGGCCCGTCGCACCTCGGTGCGGCGGGCCGCGCCGTCACTCGACAGTGACCGACTTGGCCAGATTGCGGGGCTTGTCGATGTCGTGGCCCAGGTGCAGCGCCGCGTGGTAGGCCAGCAGCTGCAGCGGGATCGTCAGCAGGATCGGGTCGAGCTCGCGCTCGTTGGCCGGCACGACGATCCGCTCGCACGACAGCCCGCCGAGGTCGACCCCCTCGTGGGTGACGACGACCAGCGGCCCGCCGCGCGCGGCGATCTCGTGCAGTGCCGCGACGTTGCGCTCGACCAGCTCGTCGTCGGGGACGATCGCCACGGTGGGCACCTCCGGTGAGATCAGCGCCAGCGGCCCGTGCTTGAGCTCGGAGGTCTGGTAGGCCTCGGCGTGCCGGTAGCTGATCTCCTTGAACTTCTGGGCGCCCTCGCGCGCGACCGGGAACCCGCGCACGCGGCCGACGAAGAACAGGCTCTCCGCCTCGGCGAGCCGCTGCGCGGTGGTCGCGAGCTCGTCCTCCCCGGCCAGGATCTTGCCCACCTGGTCGGGCAGCGCCTGCAGCCCGGCGATCAGGCGGCGGCCGTCGGCGATGGAGAGGTCGCGCACCCGGCCGAGCTGGACGGCGAGCATCGCGAACGCCAGGAACGAGTTGGTGAGCGCCTTGGTCGACGCGACGGCGACCTCCGGACCGGCGTGCAGGTAGATGCCGCCGTCGACCTCGCGCGCGATCGCCGATCCCACCACGTTGACGAGCCCGATGACGCGGCCGCCCTTGCGGCGTACCTCCTGGACGGCGAGCAGCGTGTCGATGGTCTCGCCGGACTGGCTGACCGCGACGTAGAGGGTGTCGGGGTCGACGATCGGGTTGCGGTAGCGGAACTCCGAGGCGGGCTCGGCGTCGGCGGGGACGCGCGCGAGGTCCTCGATGAGCGTGGCGCCCATCTGGCCGACGTAGTACGCCGAGCCGCAGCCGAGGATCTTGACGCGGCGGATCGCCCGCAGCTCCCGGGCGTCGAGGTTGAGCCCGCCGAGGTGGCCGGTGCCGAACCGCTCGTCCAGCCGGCCGCTGATCACGCGCGCGGCCGCGGTGGGCTGCTCGAGCATCTCCTTGTGCATGAACGAGTCGTGCTCGCCGGCGTCGTAGGCGTCGGGGTCGACGTCGAGCTGCTTCGCGTGGCGCGGCGCGGCGGCCAGGCCGCTGGCGTCGAGGCGGTACGTCGTGAAGCCGCCTGCCGTGACGGTCGCCATCTCGCCGTCCTCGAGGTGGGCGACGGTCGTCGTGTGGCGGACGATCGCGGCGAGATCGCTGGCGACGTACATCTCCTTCTCGCCGACGCCGACCAGCAGCGGGCTGCCGTTGCGCGCCGCCACGACCTGGTCGGGGAAGTCGGCGTGCACGACGGCGAGCCCGTAGGTGCCCTGGACCCGGGCGAGCGCGTCGGCCACCTTGCGCTCGAGGGTGTCGGCCTCCGACCTCGCGATCAGGTGCGCGAGCACCTCGGTGTCGGTGTCCGAGGCGAGCTCGACCCCGGCGTCGGACAGCTCCTCGCGGAGCGCCCCCGCGTTGTCGATGATCCCGTTGTGGACGACGGCGACCCGGCCGTCGGAGTCGGTGTGCGGGTGGGCGTTGGTGTCATTGGCCGGGCCGTGGGTCGCCCACCGGGTGTGCCCGATGCCGACCTTGCCGCCGAAGCGCTTCGGCAGGCCGTCGACGAGGTCGCGCACCCGGCCGGCCCGCTTGTGGACGCGGATGCCGGAGCTGCCGAGCACCGCCATCCCGGCGGAGTCGTAGCCGCGGTGCTCGAGCCGGGCGAGGCCCTCGCCGAGGAGGGGCGCTGCCTGCTGGGTGCCGATGTAGCCGACGATGCCGCACATGGGGGGTTCCTATCCGTAGACGATCCGGCGCAGCTGGCGCTCGGAGAGATCGGGTGCCGCGACGACGCGGGAGGCGAGCTCCTCGCGCAGGAGGCCGAAGATCTCGTCGTTCTTCGCGCCGTGCGTCTTGAGCTCGGCGTGCCGCCGGCGGACGTAGTCCTCGACCGGCTCGGCGTGGAACGCGACGACGTCCTCCACCACCCGGGTCGCCTCCGCGGCGCTCAGCCCGGTGCCGGCCATGACGTGCCGGAGGAGGCGGGGGTCGACGTTCACCTTCCGATCATGCGGCCGCTGAGTCGCCTTCGGCAACTTCCTGCCCGATTTCGGGCAGATCGGGGTGGCTTCACGCCTCGGATTACTCTCCGGCGCTGGCCGAAGTGGAGGAAGAGCGGGGGATTTCGGCCGAATGCGCCCGCCGAGTGGGGGAAGTGGTATCTTGGTGAACGAAAGGTGAACAGG
Proteins encoded in this region:
- the glmS gene encoding glutamine--fructose-6-phosphate transaminase (isomerizing), translated to MCGIVGYIGTQQAAPLLGEGLARLEHRGYDSAGMAVLGSSGIRVHKRAGRVRDLVDGLPKRFGGKVGIGHTRWATHGPANDTNAHPHTDSDGRVAVVHNGIIDNAGALREELSDAGVELASDTDTEVLAHLIARSEADTLERKVADALARVQGTYGLAVVHADFPDQVVAARNGSPLLVGVGEKEMYVASDLAAIVRHTTTVAHLEDGEMATVTAGGFTTYRLDASGLAAAPRHAKQLDVDPDAYDAGEHDSFMHKEMLEQPTAAARVISGRLDERFGTGHLGGLNLDARELRAIRRVKILGCGSAYYVGQMGATLIEDLARVPADAEPASEFRYRNPIVDPDTLYVAVSQSGETIDTLLAVQEVRRKGGRVIGLVNVVGSAIAREVDGGIYLHAGPEVAVASTKALTNSFLAFAMLAVQLGRVRDLSIADGRRLIAGLQALPDQVGKILAGEDELATTAQRLAEAESLFFVGRVRGFPVAREGAQKFKEISYRHAEAYQTSELKHGPLALISPEVPTVAIVPDDELVERNVAALHEIAARGGPLVVVTHEGVDLGGLSCERIVVPANERELDPILLTIPLQLLAYHAALHLGHDIDKPRNLAKSVTVE
- a CDS encoding proprotein convertase P-domain-containing protein, translated to MSSSRLATRALGVFLAPLLVTAALAAAPPGEAVIGPQDDTYFAPAFSGPHNIPEAIGSCGVSPASPVEIPINVAGLPSQRISGIRVEVGLTHTYQADLRMTLTAPGGAAATLLPGCAGDGDNLGGVYGWDDTAPTSMTNANPPTAGTWYKPQDNMVNAFSGLTHPNGIWTLRIWDLLGGDTGTAGNFFRLQIVLDDTDPNTSITSGPANGSPAGPVEVHFNGTDNVGIGAFNCSFDGGPLTACTSPYTTNASPGSHSLSVQAVDTSSNTDPTPDLYTWETAAPPDTTPPNTAITGGPADGDTVSVLPSYSFNSPDDDTATFECSLDGGAYAACTSPYQVADGTSAAEHTFAVRAKDPAGNVDPTPSSRDFTYDPTPPDTTPPQTNIIGGPENGAGVKSPPTYRFSSPDSDADGFVCSIDDKAFKPCTTPFTVSGIAPGNHSFEVSAVDEAGNVDPTPALRTFKLRDLCAEAKAKLRQARIKLREAIEDGASKRKIRRLRGQVNKWKAEVRDLC